One genomic segment of Chloroflexi bacterium ADurb.Bin180 includes these proteins:
- the glpD gene encoding Aerobic glycerol-3-phosphate dehydrogenase translates to MWPTSGRETIWSQLHRPWDVIVIGGGVTGAGILRLLAPLGVQVLLVERADFSYGTSSRSTKLVHGGLRYLAQKQYSVTRESVRERERLMREAPGLIDPLGCLFPVFRGASPKKQTAGLALAIYDLFGHKWAHCYYKGDDLELLAPHISLDGLQGGFRYFDAVTDDSRLVLRLLAEGVQAGGVALNYVAAESLLQDAQGRVRGVALRDQVSGRTLELQARVVINATGAWADHLRQQVGGSPRVRPSRGSHFMFPFWRAPAAQAVTLFHPRDGRPVFVIPWEGATLAGTTDIDHRQPLDEEPRAEWSEVEYVLEALTLRFPAWRLSEEDIVASFAGVRPIVASGTGVDPHKESRRHAVLEENGLVTITGGKLTTFRRMALDTLRQARVVWPELPLPGEKDRVLAPVAETLPITPGLDEWARRRLLGHYAAEAAAVADSAQPGELDLIPGTDSRWVELRWAARQEAVVHLEDLLLRRVRLGLVLPEGGLPILGRVRSIVQPELGWDDARWDAEVARYTRVWRDHYSVPTATG, encoded by the coding sequence ATGTGGCCAACTAGCGGGCGAGAGACAATCTGGTCACAGCTCCATAGACCCTGGGACGTGATTGTCATCGGTGGCGGGGTGACCGGCGCGGGGATTCTTCGTTTGCTGGCACCCCTGGGAGTCCAAGTGCTGCTGGTGGAGCGAGCCGACTTTTCCTACGGTACCTCGAGCCGTTCGACCAAGCTGGTCCACGGCGGCCTGCGCTACCTGGCTCAGAAGCAGTATTCCGTGACGCGCGAGTCGGTGCGTGAGAGAGAGCGCCTGATGCGCGAGGCGCCGGGTCTCATCGATCCACTGGGCTGCCTCTTCCCTGTGTTTCGCGGCGCGTCGCCGAAGAAACAGACCGCCGGTCTCGCTCTGGCCATCTATGACCTGTTTGGTCACAAGTGGGCCCATTGCTACTACAAAGGCGATGACTTGGAGCTGCTTGCCCCGCACATCAGCCTGGATGGACTGCAAGGCGGTTTTCGCTACTTTGACGCGGTGACCGACGACTCGCGTCTGGTGCTGCGCCTCCTGGCGGAGGGAGTACAAGCCGGAGGAGTGGCGCTGAACTATGTGGCAGCGGAGTCACTGCTGCAGGACGCCCAGGGGAGGGTGAGAGGAGTAGCCCTGCGCGACCAAGTCTCCGGCCGTACGCTGGAGCTGCAAGCACGAGTGGTGATCAACGCCACCGGCGCGTGGGCGGACCACCTTCGCCAACAGGTTGGCGGCTCGCCGCGGGTACGCCCTTCGCGGGGCAGCCACTTTATGTTTCCCTTCTGGCGTGCGCCTGCGGCTCAGGCAGTGACTCTGTTCCATCCTCGCGACGGGAGACCGGTGTTCGTCATTCCCTGGGAGGGAGCGACGCTGGCCGGGACCACCGACATTGATCATCGCCAGCCCCTGGACGAAGAACCGCGCGCAGAATGGTCGGAGGTTGAGTATGTGCTCGAGGCGCTCACCCTGCGCTTCCCTGCCTGGCGGTTGTCGGAAGAGGACATTGTGGCCAGCTTTGCCGGGGTTCGACCCATTGTGGCCTCCGGCACAGGCGTGGATCCGCACAAGGAATCGCGACGGCATGCGGTTCTGGAGGAGAACGGGCTGGTGACCATCACCGGTGGTAAGCTGACTACCTTCCGGCGGATGGCGCTGGACACGCTGCGCCAGGCACGGGTGGTGTGGCCCGAACTCCCCTTGCCGGGCGAGAAGGACCGTGTCCTGGCTCCAGTGGCCGAGACTCTGCCGATAACGCCGGGATTGGACGAATGGGCGCGGCGCAGGTTACTGGGCCATTATGCTGCCGAGGCCGCCGCGGTCGCCGATAGCGCACAGCCTGGCGAACTGGACCTCATTCCCGGAACTGATTCGCGCTGGGTAGAGCTGCGCTGGGCGGCGCGCCAGGAGGCTGTCGTTCACCTCGAAGACCTGCTGCTCCGGCGCGTTCGCCTCGGCCTGGTGCTGCCCGAGGGCGGGCTGCCCATCCTGGGGCGGGTCCGGTCCATCGTCCAGCCAGAGCTGGGCTGGGACGATGCACGATGGGACGCGGAGGTAGCACGTTACACCCGCGTGTGGAGAGACCACTACAGTGTTCCGACTGCGACCGGTTAG
- the dnaE2_1 gene encoding Error-prone DNA polymerase, with product MTFTDYAELHCHSYYSLLDGASSPEALVERAAALGYRSLALTDHNGLYGAVRFWTAARDAGIRPLFGAEVTLDDDSHLLLLVETQRGYANLCRLLSAGQLAGQKGAPRLTLATLAEHAAGLICLSGCPKGAVPAALQRGDFSQALAMADHLRQIFDGRFWIELQRHLEPGDDLRVAALVDVAHRLGLPLVATNNVHYAERAGHRKHDVLTCIRQHTTLPDALANGLLHANTEYMLKPASDMAALFADYPIALRNAGLIAGRCQAGLDFTAQRLPLFPVPPGHTPFTYLQTLCNDGLQHKFRPVTRRARDQLDHELRVIERTNLAGYFLVVWDIVRFARSKGIRCQGRGSAANSIAAYVLDITPVDPLRHNLLFERFLTEDAHTMPDIDVDFAADRREEVIQYVYERYGKERTAMVCNVVTYRARSAVREVAKVLAFPADVIDRVAKALDSRSATKAATEVGSNAAAPSSPEVAEADPLAPVAATLDPAYPWKLLSELLSEIDGTPRHLSIHVGGMLITAAPLVEVVPVERATMPGRVVVQWDKDSVEDAGLIKIDLLSLGTLAAVEEMVQLVQTGRNQQLDLDHLSLDDPAIYDMLQRADTVGCFQVESRAQSQMLPRLKPRRFEDIVIEVALVRPGPIQGHMVHPYLRRRDGLEPVTYADPRLEPALAETLGVIIFQEQVIRVAMAVAGFAPGDADQLRRAMSRSRSKEAMNRLRDRFVRGAMANGLSQEAAKDVFRQLEGFAGFGFCKSHAASFALVAYQTLFLKAYYAPEFFCALLNHQPMGFYSPEVLIGDARHHGVTILRADINRSNDECTLESCNEQERALRLGLRYVHGLGEASRQRLLERRNGQPFADLADLCRRVRLPRPMIENLIRSGTLDSLGVERRSLLWQLGGLDYREEELEIDIPIIGAELPQLTEGESIGWDYELLGLAPGDHIVRLYRARLKEQGVLSSADLEQKKDGDNVRVAGMVVVRQKPPTAKGHVFITLEDEDGLVNLIVRPNVYARYREAVRNSLLLWAEGRLQRQGAAASVLVTRAVDLKEAGNGQTKRHWPDPHAWR from the coding sequence ATGACCTTCACCGACTATGCCGAACTGCATTGCCATAGCTACTATTCCCTGCTCGATGGAGCCTCCTCCCCCGAGGCTCTGGTCGAGCGTGCCGCGGCGCTCGGTTACCGCTCGCTGGCACTCACAGACCACAACGGTCTGTACGGAGCGGTCCGTTTCTGGACCGCAGCGCGCGACGCCGGGATACGGCCTCTCTTTGGCGCGGAGGTGACGCTTGACGATGACAGCCACCTCCTCCTCCTGGTAGAAACCCAGCGCGGCTACGCCAATCTGTGTCGCTTGCTCAGCGCCGGTCAACTGGCCGGACAGAAGGGAGCTCCCCGCCTGACCCTGGCCACCCTTGCCGAGCACGCCGCCGGCCTGATCTGCCTGTCCGGATGTCCCAAAGGTGCTGTGCCGGCCGCTCTGCAACGCGGCGATTTCAGCCAGGCTCTGGCAATGGCCGACCACCTCCGCCAGATCTTTGACGGGCGTTTCTGGATCGAGCTGCAGCGCCACCTGGAGCCAGGCGATGATTTGCGTGTGGCCGCGCTGGTTGACGTAGCCCATCGCCTGGGGCTGCCGCTGGTGGCCACCAACAACGTTCACTATGCCGAACGAGCCGGTCATCGTAAGCACGACGTACTCACCTGTATCAGGCAGCACACCACACTGCCCGACGCTCTCGCCAACGGACTGCTCCACGCCAATACCGAGTACATGCTCAAACCCGCGAGCGATATGGCGGCCCTGTTTGCCGACTACCCCATCGCCCTGCGCAATGCCGGCCTGATTGCCGGACGCTGCCAGGCTGGCCTCGACTTTACAGCTCAGAGACTGCCGCTCTTCCCCGTACCGCCAGGGCACACCCCCTTCACCTACCTGCAAACCCTATGCAACGACGGATTACAGCACAAGTTCCGCCCTGTTACCCGGCGCGCCAGGGATCAGCTTGATCACGAGCTGCGGGTGATCGAGCGTACCAACCTTGCTGGCTACTTTCTCGTAGTTTGGGACATTGTGCGTTTTGCTCGCTCCAAAGGCATCCGTTGCCAGGGCCGCGGCTCGGCCGCCAACTCCATCGCGGCCTATGTGCTGGACATCACCCCGGTCGATCCGCTGCGTCACAACCTCCTCTTTGAGCGCTTTCTCACCGAGGATGCCCACACCATGCCCGACATTGACGTCGATTTTGCCGCTGACCGGCGCGAAGAGGTCATCCAGTACGTCTACGAGCGCTATGGAAAAGAGCGTACGGCCATGGTCTGCAACGTGGTCACCTACCGCGCGCGATCGGCGGTGCGTGAGGTGGCCAAGGTGCTGGCTTTCCCGGCAGACGTCATCGACCGTGTGGCCAAGGCGCTGGATTCGCGTTCCGCGACCAAAGCAGCGACAGAGGTGGGCTCCAACGCTGCAGCGCCTTCTTCGCCAGAGGTGGCAGAGGCTGATCCCCTCGCGCCGGTAGCAGCCACACTCGACCCGGCGTACCCCTGGAAGCTCCTGTCCGAGCTGCTCAGTGAAATCGACGGCACACCGCGCCACCTCTCCATCCACGTGGGCGGTATGCTCATCACCGCCGCGCCACTGGTGGAGGTGGTACCAGTGGAGCGCGCCACAATGCCGGGCCGTGTGGTCGTACAGTGGGATAAAGACAGTGTAGAGGACGCCGGGCTAATCAAAATCGACCTGCTCTCTCTGGGCACCCTGGCCGCAGTCGAAGAGATGGTACAACTGGTGCAGACCGGACGCAACCAACAACTTGACCTCGACCATCTATCGCTCGACGATCCGGCCATCTACGACATGCTACAACGGGCCGACACTGTGGGCTGCTTCCAGGTGGAAAGCCGCGCCCAGTCACAGATGCTGCCCCGCCTCAAGCCACGGCGATTCGAGGACATTGTGATCGAAGTGGCCCTGGTGCGACCCGGGCCGATACAGGGTCATATGGTCCATCCTTACCTCAGGCGGCGTGACGGCCTGGAGCCGGTCACCTATGCCGATCCCAGGCTCGAACCAGCCCTGGCGGAGACGCTGGGGGTCATCATCTTTCAGGAACAGGTCATCCGGGTCGCTATGGCCGTGGCCGGCTTTGCCCCTGGAGATGCCGACCAGCTCAGGCGCGCCATGAGCCGCAGCCGCTCCAAGGAAGCCATGAATCGCCTGCGCGACCGCTTTGTGCGCGGGGCGATGGCCAACGGGTTGAGTCAGGAGGCGGCCAAGGATGTCTTTCGACAACTGGAGGGCTTTGCCGGCTTTGGCTTCTGCAAGTCGCACGCCGCGTCCTTCGCCCTGGTAGCGTACCAGACTCTGTTCCTCAAAGCCTACTACGCCCCCGAGTTCTTCTGCGCCCTGCTCAATCACCAGCCAATGGGCTTTTACTCACCAGAGGTACTCATTGGAGACGCCAGGCATCACGGCGTGACCATCCTGCGCGCTGACATCAACCGCAGCAACGACGAATGTACCCTCGAAAGCTGCAATGAGCAAGAACGCGCCCTGCGCCTGGGCCTGCGCTACGTTCATGGCCTGGGCGAGGCCTCGCGCCAGCGGCTCTTGGAACGGCGGAACGGACAGCCCTTTGCGGACCTCGCCGACCTGTGCCGCAGGGTGCGCCTGCCGCGCCCGATGATCGAGAACCTGATCCGCTCCGGCACGCTGGACAGCCTGGGTGTGGAACGGCGCTCCCTCCTCTGGCAACTGGGCGGGCTGGACTATCGCGAGGAAGAGTTGGAGATCGACATCCCGATCATCGGGGCGGAGCTGCCACAGCTCACCGAAGGTGAGAGCATAGGCTGGGACTATGAGCTGCTGGGGCTGGCGCCGGGCGACCACATTGTTCGCCTGTACCGGGCGCGGCTGAAGGAGCAGGGAGTGTTGAGCAGCGCCGACCTGGAGCAGAAGAAGGATGGCGACAACGTGCGCGTCGCGGGAATGGTCGTGGTCCGACAAAAGCCGCCTACCGCCAAGGGGCATGTCTTTATTACGCTCGAGGACGAAGACGGGCTGGTGAACCTGATTGTCCGGCCCAATGTCTACGCGCGTTATCGAGAGGCAGTGCGCAACTCGCTCCTGCTCTGGGCGGAGGGGCGGCTCCAGCGGCAGGGAGCAGCGGCAAGCGTGCTCGTCACCAGGGCCGTCGACCTGAAAGAGGCAGGAAACGGTCAGACCAAACGCCACTGGCCAGACCCACACGCCTGGAGGTAG
- a CDS encoding putative FAD-linked oxidoreductase, translating to MRRWNGWGDETYTYPLRPEAASYLAQVVGAGTTPTDVSLTDVVALVPPSRLRPDPLYTIEPVDRILHARGQSLPDWIALRTGAIPAFPDAVAYPTEESQIRGLIRLAASKGIRLIPYGAGSSVVGHVNALPSDGPVLTVDMSRLNRLLSLDEVSQLATFQAGVYGPEIESQLRAKGLTLGHYPQSFELSSLGGWVVTRSNGQQSLGYGRIEAMFAGGRLEAPAGTLDLPSFPASAAGPDLRELVLGSEGRLGILTQATVRVRAVPEAEEFRGIFFPDFERGQAAVREMMQARLPLSMLRLSTAMETETTLALAGHVRLIHYLKEFLRWRGIAEERSLLILGATGSRASVQFGRNQALAIARQHGGVDTGTVFGKEWRKNRFRSPYLRNTLWEAGYALDTLETAVCWRDISVTIAAIESALRPGLEDVGEKVLCFTHLSHTYPWGSNIYTTYLYRIPADGGAVESLRRWQVLKQAASRAIVQAGGTITHQHGIGIDHRPYLSAEKGPLGMSSLAKQMRVFDPQGLMNPGKLLEATGGEATGNDNVAN from the coding sequence GAACGGCTGGGGCGACGAGACGTACACCTATCCGCTCAGGCCCGAGGCAGCTTCATACCTCGCTCAGGTTGTGGGCGCGGGAACAACGCCGACGGACGTCTCGCTGACCGACGTGGTGGCCCTGGTGCCGCCCTCTCGACTCAGGCCAGACCCCCTCTACACCATAGAGCCGGTGGACCGCATCCTCCACGCGCGCGGTCAAAGCCTTCCGGACTGGATTGCCCTGCGTACTGGGGCCATTCCCGCCTTCCCTGATGCAGTGGCCTACCCCACTGAGGAATCCCAAATTCGCGGTCTGATACGTTTGGCTGCCAGTAAGGGCATACGTCTGATCCCCTATGGGGCCGGCAGCAGTGTGGTCGGGCACGTCAACGCGCTCCCGAGTGACGGTCCTGTGCTGACGGTCGATATGTCCCGCCTGAACCGGTTGCTGTCGCTGGATGAGGTCAGTCAATTGGCTACATTCCAGGCGGGCGTCTACGGCCCCGAGATCGAGTCGCAGCTCCGGGCGAAAGGACTGACCCTCGGGCACTATCCGCAGTCTTTTGAGCTGTCCTCGCTCGGCGGCTGGGTAGTCACTCGCTCCAACGGACAGCAGTCCCTGGGATACGGACGCATTGAAGCAATGTTCGCCGGTGGAAGGCTGGAAGCTCCTGCCGGCACGCTGGACCTGCCTTCTTTTCCCGCATCAGCGGCCGGGCCTGACCTGCGCGAACTGGTGCTGGGCTCTGAGGGCCGGCTGGGCATCCTGACCCAGGCAACGGTGAGAGTACGCGCAGTGCCGGAGGCCGAAGAGTTCCGGGGCATCTTCTTCCCCGATTTTGAGCGCGGCCAGGCTGCGGTTCGTGAGATGATGCAGGCACGGCTGCCGTTGTCGATGCTGCGTCTCAGCACGGCAATGGAGACGGAGACCACCCTGGCCCTGGCCGGCCATGTCAGGCTCATTCACTACCTCAAAGAGTTCCTGAGGTGGCGCGGTATCGCTGAAGAGCGGTCGTTGCTCATCTTGGGAGCCACGGGCAGCCGCGCCAGCGTGCAGTTCGGCCGTAATCAGGCTCTGGCCATCGCCAGACAACACGGGGGAGTGGACACAGGTACCGTCTTTGGCAAGGAATGGCGCAAGAATCGCTTTCGCAGCCCGTATCTGCGCAACACGCTGTGGGAAGCAGGGTACGCGCTCGACACCCTGGAAACCGCCGTCTGCTGGCGCGATATCTCGGTCACCATCGCCGCCATCGAGTCGGCACTGCGGCCGGGGTTGGAGGACGTCGGTGAGAAGGTGCTGTGCTTTACCCACCTATCGCACACCTACCCGTGGGGCTCCAACATCTACACTACTTATCTCTACCGCATCCCCGCAGACGGCGGGGCCGTAGAGAGCCTCCGCCGCTGGCAGGTGCTCAAGCAGGCGGCGAGCCGTGCCATCGTCCAGGCCGGCGGCACGATCACTCACCAGCATGGCATCGGAATCGACCATCGGCCCTACCTGTCGGCCGAGAAAGGCCCACTCGGTATGAGCTCGCTCGCGAAGCAGATGCGCGTGTTTGATCCTCAGGGCCTGATGAACCCTGGCAAGCTGCTCGAGGCGACCGGCGGCGAGGCAACGGGGAACGACAATGTGGCCAACTAG